A single Pan troglodytes isolate AG18354 chromosome 19, NHGRI_mPanTro3-v2.0_pri, whole genome shotgun sequence DNA region contains:
- the LOC134808876 gene encoding ubiquitin carboxyl-terminal hydrolase 6-like produces MYSSASIFQCHSGILSGGHYVAYAKNPNCKWYCYNDSICEECHPDEIDTDSAYILFYEQQRIDYAQFLPKIDGKKMADTSSMDEDFESDYKKYCVLQQSYHSGC; encoded by the exons ATGTATTCATCAGCAAGTATTTTTCAG TGCCATTCAGGAATTCTGAGTGGGGGCCATTACGTCGCTTATGCTAAAAACCCAAACTGCAAGTGGTACTGTTACAATGACAGCATTTGTGAG GAATGTCACCCTGATGAAATTGACACCGACTCTGCCTACATTCTTTTCTATGAGCAGCAGAGGATAGACTATGCACAATTTCTGCCAAAGATTGATGGCAAAAAGATGGCAGACACAAGCAGTATGGATGAAGACTTTGAGTCTGATTACAAAAAGTACTGTGTGTTACAGCAAAGCTACCATTCTGGCTGCTAG
- the LOC129137576 gene encoding protein FAM106A-like: MLPSTMFLVHLPVSTNRLHCLRNTSLESYLCSFVHLNHPLHISDPVILISLHEAVRFSFAFSFPRGTLSIAYCLMSSDSTSSEAIMSTELLANYCDSSLHVCICISSFPNETGNHDSFPGAVVSINDQPTDQCKLAAKELPLRNLLEWRFFDCMG; encoded by the coding sequence ATGCTACCGTCTACTATGTTCCTCGTGCACCTTCCAGTCAGCACAAACAGGCTGCACTGCCTCCGAAACACATCACTTGAATCCTACCTCTGCTCCTTTGTCCATCTGAATCACCCTCTCCACATTTCTGACCCTGTAATCCTCATCTCACTTCATGAGGCAGTTCGCTTCTCTTTTGCATTTAGCTTTCCCCGGGGTACACTGTCAATAGCCTACTGTCTGATGTCATCAGACAGTACTTCATCAGAGGCAATTATGTCCACAGAGCTTTTGGCTAATTACTGTGACTCCTCTTtacatgtgtgcatatgcatatcATCTTTCCCTAATGAGACTGGAAATCATGATTCATTCCCTGGAGCAGTGGTTTCCATAAATGACCAACCCACAGACCAGTGCAAACTGGCTGCAAAAGAGCTTCCTCTGAGGAACTTATTAGAATGGAGATTCTTTGACTGCATGGGATAG